TGGAGAGAGAACAAActgtgtgggggggggtggggggggggggagaggaaGCAGAAAAGGCAGTAGCAAGAGTCCAGGTAGTGATGAGAGAGGGTCAGACCAAGGTGGTAAAAGAGGAAGTGGGTGGAGTTCTATCTTGAATTGATTTTGAAGGTAAAGACACCAGGATTTGCTGAGAAATCGGATACGGCACATGAAAAATAGAGAGGAGTCCTGGCTGACCCCTGGGTTTCTAGCCTGAGCtgctggaaggatggagttgtCATTGACAGGGGAAATACTCCATTAGGAGCAGGCATGGGGCAAAATCGGGAGTTGGTTTTCAGAcgttactttatttatttgtttgtttgtttgtttgtttatggctgtgttggctcttcgttgctgcgcgtgggctttctctagtttgtgcaagcgggggctactctttgttatggtgcacgggcttctcattgcagtggcttctcttgttgcggagcaggggctctaggtgtgcgggctcagtagttgtggctcgcgggccctagagcgcaggctcagtagttgtggcgcacgggcttggttgctccgcggcatgtgggatcttcccggaccagggatcgaacccgtgtgccctgcactggcaggcggattcttttttttttttttttttttttttgcggtacgcgggtctctcgttgttgtggcccctcccgctgcggagcacaggctccggacgcgcaggctcagcggccatggcccacgggcccagccgctccgcggcacgtgggaccttcccggaccgaggcacgaacccgtgtcccctgcatcggcaggcggactctcgaccactgcgccacaggggagccctggcaggcggattcttaaccactgcgccaccagggaagtccccagatgtgTTACATTTTTGATGCCTGTTAGATATCCACGGTCTGGTATGTGTTGGTTGAGTGAACAGTTTGGGGACTAGATCTGAGTTTCTGTGGATGGATTTGGGGGCCATCAGAGGTGGCAACTGAAGCCGTGGGTGTGGCCGACTTCTCTGAAGAATTGATTGCCTTCAAACGGATCAGTAGGAGTAACTGAGGCAGGATTTGGACTTCGGACTTTCCCAAGTGAGAGGGAAGGGCATCCCAGTCGGAGGGAACAGCTTGAACAAAAGCCTGTGGAGGTCAGAAagcagggagaaaggggaagtgggggtgaGATTTGTACCATTCGCATTGCCCCCAGCCACGTATGAGAGTGCAGCTGGTTCACAGCCTCACTGAGCAGATTGTCAAGCCTTTGGATGTTTGCCAATCGGGTGTAATTATAATGTGTATTTCTCTTATTAGGCGTGAacttgggcatcttttcatagaTTTAAAGGTATTTGCAGTTCTTGTTTTCTGggaattttctgtttcctttatccattttctattgggttgttgtACCTCTTATGGATTTTTAGGGACtcgttatttttatttttttataaatgtatttatttatttatttttggctgcattgggtcttcgttgctgtgcgcgggctttctctgggggctactcttcgttgcagtgcgcgggcttctaattgcggtggcttctcttgctgcggagcacgggctctaggcgccgcgggcttcagtagttggggcgcaggggctcagtagttgtggctcacaggctctagagcgcaggctcagtagttgtgatgcacgggcttacttgctccacggcgtgtgggatcttcccggatcagggctcgcacccgtgtcccctgcattggcaggcggattgttaaccactgcgccaccagggaagccgtagcTAAGGCTTTATTAAGGGTTTTTAATCTACGGGTGTAAGTGGCCTGAAACGTTCTCTTCTTGAATTATCTCATCTGTTTTGGGGATCAAGATTACACCAGCCTCGGGCTTTTTCATCCCTCTCCTTACAACTTGTGTAGGGTGATGTCACAATGCAGACTACTaagtgagggaggaggggcttggAACCACTTGCTCTTCCTacactccctcccttccaccttctTGTCTTAAAAGCATGTATGTTTTGGGGAGGGGCGGTTCCTGGCCCCGTTTCACAGCCCAGCCCCCCAAGGCCCGGAGAAGGCAGCCCCAGCTTCGTGTTCCACTGCACTCAGACCTGTGCTGAGGGCACACGCATACTTGTGAATCACAGGGTGTAGATTGGTTAGTGGGACTGGAGGGATAGGGTGCTGTGGTAAAAGCCGTGGAGCGGATGGGGACGAGGGTGGACCCAACTGGTGGGGCATCCCTGGGACTGGCAGGCCGATTCTCTTATCTCCACACCTCCGGCGTCCTCAGCCTGTTGAGGGCACCGCTGGCGCCAGAGTGCCTATCGTTGTTCACTCAGAGATGCCCTCAGGCACTGTCCCCAGACCCAAGTACAGTTTAGCCTTGCAGCCGTACAGCAAGTGCAGCTGCGGGGTGGCAAGGCCAGGGGATGGGGGGTTCCTAGTCCTGGCTGTGACCCAGAGGGTCTTCAAGCCTGACGGTGCCCTGGTGGTGCTTGGTTTCCTGGTCCAGCATGACCTGCCGGACCCGATAATGGTGACGGGCTGTGACCAAGATCTTGTCCATCTGTGTTTATGTCCCTGTATCTGTGTGGGCCACAAACCACTCTGGGACATGAGAAAGAGACATGCAAGCTGCGGACTTTTCAGCTTTTATTACAAAAAGAGACACATGAACCCAGCCCAGTTTTCCAATAAAAGTCACCAACTCAAAAGTCTGACTTGGTCAGGGCCTCTCTGGATAAGGCGTTGGGCTGGTAGACAGGCGCAGGGCCCCCGCTCTGACCACCCAACAATTTCATTCACCCCCGCTCCAGGCTGGACACCCAACATAAGTAGGTCTTGCAGCTGCTCACTGGGCCTCGTTGAAGCGGGTCACCATTGTCTTGTGCAGCGTCTCCTTGTATGACTCGGTTGAGGTGACCCCATAGGAGCTGCCTCGGGCACCCAAGCCGGAGCCCCGCACCCGTGTCTGGGCCTGTGTGAGGGAGGCAGACTCTGTCAGGTTGGGCAGGGGCCAGGGCTACAGCAGAGAGCACTGGAGGATGGGGACGGGGTGCCCGCAGACTCACCTCAATGGGAGTCACAATGCCCTGTTTCTTGCGGCCCAGGCCACTGCCCTCTTTCCAGCCCATCGCCTGGAGCATGCGACTGCCGATGTTGTCACTGCCCAGCCCATCCCGCGTGGGCTGCTCAAAGTCCCTGCAGGAGACAGTGGCACAGCGTGAGCGACTGGCCTGCCGGCCCCAGGTCCCCgacctggccccgggcactcacACAGAGGCCGCAGACATGCCGCTGTACTTCCTCCTCTTGGGCTCCGGCGGCTCAGGGATGCCATACTTCTCTCTGCGTTCAGCTGCGCGGTCCCGGTACTTCATTTGCTGAAAGAGTGTGCGTGAGAATGAAGGAGCTGATCGCTATTTGCAGGAAACATGGGCACAGCTGGGGGGCCCCCACAGGGAGCTAGATCTGGCGAACGGATCTGTGGTCCTGTGAATGCCGGCAGCCAGCACGGGGGAATCGGGAAGAAGCCTTGCAGGGACAAGACGTGAGGTGGCTGATGGCAGCCAGGCGGTGTCTAGCTGAGGAACCTGAGCGCCAGCTGCCTGCACGGATGGAGCGCTTGGTAAGGGACCGAGGGATGGAGCCCAGGAGTGGGTCACACCTCACCTCCAtgtcattcttctcaagtgcctcCAGCTCATTTTCTGACAGGTGGGCTCGCCGGTGAATCTCAAGGTTTTGCTGCAAGGAGGACAGGAGGAGGAGTGAAGCGGCTGGGCCGGGCCAGGACAGGGTTCCTGGCCAAGCCTCCCTCAGTCACCTTGTGGAGCCCGGAGAGCTGCTGGTGGCGGATGAGTGCCTCCTTGCTGGGGAACTGGCGCCGGCAGAGCAGACAGGCCAGCTTCTGCCAGTCAGTGAGCTTCTCCTCCCGCTCCGGGCCCCCGCGCTCTTGCTCCTCCTCGCTGTCACTCTCCCCGCTGTAGGCGGCCACCAGCCCCCTCGGTGGGCTCTGTAAAAGGTGAGGGCGAGAGATCAGGCCTGGCTAGCTCAGAGCCCCGCCCTTCTTTCTGCCCTGGGCACTCACTGGGCGGTCGTCACTGGCCAGTTTTGGGAGGTCCATGCTGGTGTGCTGTCTCTCGGCTAGTGCCCCCTGGGGTGGAGGAACACAGAAATTCAGAGATTCCAAGGAAGGGCCAAAGGGATGACGAGACTGGGGGCAGGGCGCGGATGGACAGCCACACACACCTTCTTCTCGAGGATGGCGTAGCCGGCATCTGCCGTGGCCGACTCCCGCCTTTCATCGTCCCGCAGGGAACTGATGGGCTGGAAGCtgtttttgaagttttctttttgcttgttgagGCTGCGGGCCCAGCGTTCCATGTCCTTGGCAATCTAGGGGCGAGGGTGGGGGTGAGGCTCTTAGGAATCCTCCGACTGCTGGGGTCACCAACTCCAACCTCGGCCCTTGCAGCAGCCCGCCCCTTCCTGCCTTGCAGCCTCAAGCAGAAGGTGAGAGAGGCCGAGGTGAAAGTCCCCATTCCTCTGTCATCCTGTCATCAGTGCTCCTCGGCACGCCCCTCCCCGGCTGTGCCCCCGTTCTCCTCATGGGCACCCACGCTATTAGGTTTGccgtgtgttttcattttatcgTTCTAAAATGCAAAGCATGGCTTGCTCtgtgtataattttaatttacacGTGTGATACTATGCCACGTTCCATGTCGTTGCCCAACCCCAACCCCCAGGCACAACACCATTTTTAGAATTTACCGGGCTGCCAAAGGAACACGTAGTTCTTGCTTCTAAGTGTTGCACCCAGACTGTCATATTCTTCCTCCACAGACAAGACACTGCGGTTCCCTCCAACTGCCCACCACCACAGAACACTGCGATGGTTGTCTTCCTGCCCACCCCTTTACGGGCCCGCGAGAAGTTCTCTGGGCTGTATATACACAGACAGACGCGGACCCAACCTCAGGTGGGGCTCTGGGCCCAAAGGAGCATGCACGTGCATTTGTTTCCACAGGAAGGGCTAGCCTGGCTTCAGGCGTGCCCCCACCAGCCCACATTGCCACCAACAGCACAAAGGTTCCCACCAGGGGGTGGGAGAGCAGACAGGGCACACTTGGATGGCACTGGCCACCTCAGGGAGGTGGGCAGCCCTACCATGTACCTGGTAGGGAGACGGCCCTGGCTCAAGGTCACGCAGCAAAGAGCAGAGCTGGACCGGGAGCCTGGTCTCTCCTGAGCACAAGTACTGCCCACGTGCACATCCACCGCCATCCCCTCCCTTGGCAGCGGAGGATAACAGATGACAGAATGGCACTCATCAGAAGACACCTAACGGCCAGCCAGTGACTGCTGGACTCCCAGTGTTCACCTGTTGGGCCGTCTTGGTCTtgtgcttttccttcttttctttgccCTCCTTTGAGGGCGCCCCCGTTTCCTTATGCCCATCAGCTGACTGCTCCAGGGCAGGAACATAGGTCCGCCTTTCCCCGTCCCAGTACAGGTACTGCTGGCTCTGAGCATTGTAGTAGTACTGGGGGAGGTAGGGGAGAAGGGGCGTGAGGGAAGACCTCGAGGAGGGGACTGCAGACCCCGCCCACTCCCCAGACTGCCCTATCACCTGAGAGTTGGGGTCGTAGTAGAGGCCAGTCTGGGGGTCATAGTAGTAGCCAGATGTCTCGTCGTACTGGTAGGTGGAGACGTCAGGAACAGCTGGAGAGTGGGAAGAGGGGGTCGCACTCCTCTCTGCTTTGTTAAGGAACTCCCCACCCCTCACCGTAGGCCATGGCTACTCACGGTACTGGCTGTAGGACTCCTGGGCAGAGGGACTCGTGGCTGGTGGCAGGGAAGAGCTGGGATGGGTGGGGCTCTGGAGCTCAGATTTGAGCACAGCGGGTGACATGATGGTGTACGACTAGTCACGGGGCAAGACAGGGGAGCAGGGCTCAGTGTCTCCCAGTGCCCCCATGGCCCCCAGGACCCCCCTTGATTTTCCTCACCTGGCTGTTGGCCGCAGTGCCCTGGCTGCCACTCGCTTCAGCCGCTGACTGCTGGTAGACACCAGGGGTGGCACCAGGCTGGGTGCGGGAGAAAGCCTGCAGGGACACAGAGTCTGCCCCAGGCTCCAGGGAGGCCTCGGGACCTGTAAAGGGGGACAGGGAAAAAGGAGAACGTGAACGGCAGGGCCCAGGACCCTGTGCTTGCCGGTCCCCACCACGGGCTcagggagagatgctgaggcTAACCTGCTCCGGCTGGGTCCCCTTTGGTTCCAGTGATGCCGGGGCCCTTCGCGCCCTTGAGGTAGCCATGGGCATAGAGAGAGGACTCTGTGCCCTGGCTGCTGCCATAGCCCTCATCCTGTTGGTAGTAGCTGTAGTCGACCGGTGGCTCCTCGGGGGTGGCCCAGGCACCCTCCCCACCCTGGGAGGCCtgaggggcaggtgggaggggttCATTAGCAGAGGAGGGGGCACAGAGGGGAGGGGAACCGGCTAAGAGACGTCTGCCCACAGGTGAAGCAAGTGTCGGCTGACAGAAAGCATGCAGCCCTCAAACAAGGGCCACCCGGCCAGAGCAGAGCAGGGTGGTGACAAAAACAAGACTGGAACAAAGACACGCGCCAAAACGCTCCCAGGGCTGACACTGGTACGTGTGTCGCGTGATGCGTGTGTTGGGTGTCAGAGCAAGCAAGATACCATCCTCCCCTTCTTTATTCTCATCTGCCAATTTTCTTACAGCCACTTATACATTCCTTTTAATCAAGAAACGTTGTAACAATTCAGGATGATCTACAACTACCAGACAGAACAGACAAGCAGCCGCGACGGCGCTGAAAAGGAAAGCCGGGGAGGAGGTGCCTGGGAAGGCAGCTGCAGTGAGGACCCCACAACCCCCACCGGCGGCGACCACTGTGAGAGGTTTTCGGGGCCACAGGAAGCCAAAAACAGCAAGCCAGCCCTCCTGCTTGCAGAGAGGGAGCGGGAGGGCGGAGGCGGCCCAGGTACAGGGAtgctggggtggaggggagtcTCTGAGTACCTGCGAGATGGCCCACTGGGCCGCGGCAATGGCAGTGCTGGCCACAGAGGCAGCATTGATGCGACTGCCTTCGTTGGAGGCCATGTCCCTGGGGAGGATGTCAGAGACTGGGAGTGAGACAGGAGGCCCCAAGCTGGGGGGCAAGCTGGGAAAGGACACAGGTGGGGGCCCTGACCTCTTAGAACCCTTGGCAAACTCAACGTTGATGGTCTTGCCGTCGATGGTGAGCGGCGGGTGCAGGGCCTGCAGGATCTGCAGCAGCTGGGCTGCCTCCtgggggaggcggggtgggggggcaggggcagAAGGGTCAGGCCCGGGGAGGTCCCCGGCTCCATTGCCCCAGTTCCAGGCTTGGGGCCGCGGTGGGGGGCTAGGGTCACggtccctcctccctgccccgggGGCCGGGATCCTGGCTGCCCGGCCCCCCCCTGTGCCGCCCTCACCACGATGGTGGAGAGCTGGATGAAGGCAAAGCCACGGTTCAGTTGGGTCTGCTTGTCCTTGATGACGCGTACGTTGGAGGAGGACAGCACTGCGTAGGGTGCCAGGGCCCCCAGGATGGAGTCCATGGTGCTGTGTGGGTTCAGGTTGCGCAAAATGATGGCTGCAGGAAGGGGCCCAGCATTAGGGAGCACCCCTGATATTCCGCTCCGGCCCTACCCTCTGgtggctccccactgctccctctCCCCTGGCCTCCGCGTCCTTGCGCCTGCTGCTTCCCCTCACCTCTTCCTCTCAGATAAACTCTGCCTGTCAGTCCAAGTCCCAGCTCAGTCGCCCACCTGCTGAGAACCTTCTCAACACACCCCCGAAGTCGAGTTTGGCAATGCTCTTCCTCTGCTCTCCCTACATTACGTGTCTGCCCCCCACCAGGCAGAGGCCCCTGGGAGGATGGAAGTCCTGGTCACCACCATCTCTCCGGCCTTGGAGAGCCCGACCTAGACACCctaaggcagggaggaaggaaggaacaacTGACTCACTGTCGTTGGCGTTCTCTGAGCTCGGCTCCGAGCCCTGTGACAGGGCCTGGGAGGCCAGCACTCCCTGGGCCTGGTAGGGCTGTGGCAGCGGCAGCAGGCCCTGGCTTAGCTCCCGACCACCCAGCGGTAGTGTCTGTTGATCCAGCCTTGCGCCCAGGGGCAGCTTCTGCTCTGCCTCTGTCAGGGGCAGCAGAAGACAGGCCAGTGACAAAGGGGGAGGGGCTCCCAGgctgctctccctcctcccagagcaccggcccctcccccttctcccccttcCCAGCAGCGTCCCAGGGAAGAGGGAGCTAGGAGGGCCATACCTGACTTGGGTACACCACACTTGAAGCACTTCTCACGGCGTTTGAAGTTCTGGACGCCACACTGTGAGGCACAGGCCAGGCTATCAGAGGGGGTGGGGCTTTCCACTGCGCCCTCCAAACGTGGATCCAGAGATCCCCCAGGGAACCCGCCACGCCCCGGGCAGGTCCCAGGGTCAGGGGTGGCAGGGGGCTTCGGGGCTCTGGCTGTCATCCTCGGTCCCGTGAATCTTCCCTTTACGTGGTCTCAAATTTGTTCTCAGTGCCAACCCCTCAACTCAGGAATCCGTGACTCCCCCACCTCTGTTACCAACTGCCGCCTGCTCCGAGGTACCAACTCCCAGAAATGCCCCCACCTCCAAAGTCCCTTTGGTAGGTTCCTCTTCCCAAAATGTACTTCCCTATTCAGAAACCTTCGTTATTTCTATCCCTCAAAGCCAGCAGCCCCTCTGTTGCCAGACTCCCACCCCGCCTTCATCTCGAGGACTGGGTTGGATCCTGCCGCTCTTGAGAAATAAATCTGCCCGGGATATTGCAGCCTCTGGAGACCCCCAGCTTTCACCACGTTTCTATCTGTGACCCATGGTCACGTACTAAGCACTGCTCCCGTGCCAGGCTCCGTGCAGGACGTGGCCTCTGCCCTCCTGGCCTAACAGTGGGGAGCAGATGTAGCACAGAGGGGCGGCAGGTGAGTCTGTGGAAATGGTCCCCCccaggggctctgggaggggagcAGGCCTAGAGGCCCAGCTCACTCAGCTGGGTACAGTCAGCAGGGCTGTTTGATCTGGGAGGTCCAagagtttggtttggttttgctggGAAGCGACTGCTGGCAGAGGCAGCAAGAGATTTTGTGTAGGAGGGTGAGGAGAGAGGCAAAAGCAAAGGCTGGACAGGGGAGGTGACACTAGGTCACAGAGGGTGGTCACACTCAAGCTCAGAGTTGTGGGGGTTTtcagcagaggaggagggacGTGGTCAGAAGTGGTTTTGAGGAATGTCACCAATGAGGGAGTGGGAGAAAGAGGCAAGAGGCCAGCACACCAGAGAGGGGCCTGTGGCGACTGtgtgggggaggaggtgaggactgGCCTGAGCAGTGGGAATGGCAAGAGGGGGCATTTCTGTGATGGAAGTGACAAGGCTGGAGAGCAACAGGATGTGGTggataaaggagagaaaagaagagaatccCCTAGTTTCAAGGAGTATCTGAAAATACAGGAGGGATGGAGTCCTCCCGTCACTGTCCCTACCTCTCCAGAGAGGTTGGACACCCGCCTCCTGATATTacttttttggttttgaaataaGCAGGAACCACTCCCCTTACTGGGCAGAGTTCCTCTTGGGGAGAGGGCCTCCGCAAGCTCTCAGGTCTCCCCTTAGGTCTCAGGGCCGCCAGCCGGCTGCAGGAGGTGAGGCTGTAGAGTCCCGAGGCTGCTTGTGAGGCTGGCCCCAGGGGAGATCTGAACTCACGGTGGCATCCACGGCCCACGATCAGGAGCAAGGCACAACTCAAGGttccatctctctgagcctcagcctcctcTTAGGGAATATGACTGCAGAGAGCTACAGCTTGTGCCCTCAGTCTCAGGCGGACATGGCTTTGTCAGAGGTGGGGGTCACCTGACACAGGCTCTCAGAACACCCTACACGTTCCTTCAGGACAAGAGCTGACACTGAACATTGTTAACGGCGGGCCAGGTGTCATTCCAAGTGTTACCCTCTCATCACCACATTTCAATCCTCCCAACCACCTTTGGGGAGCGGGGTCACTGGTATTTGCGTCGTAGAGATGGGGAGAGtgaggcaaagagaggttaaATACCCTGACGAAAATCAAGGCAGATTTGGGAGAGTCTAACTTCAGCTAGTCTGGTTCTGAAGCCCACATTTTATAGATCACATTATGCCTCCACTGTCACTAGTCACTTACATAAACATCTGTTTCAAGTCTACTGGGGCTTCAGGCAAGATCGTGCCGcatgagggcagagcctggcGCCAAGCGAAAGCTCAGTAcaaactggtgggtgggtggcaAGGAGCAGCGCTGCTTGAGCTGAGCCAGTCCTCCACACCCACGCCACTCAGAGGCCCCGGGGAGACAGAGACGTTGCCACCGCCCCTGTACCTTATTACACAGCCAGTCCTCATTGATCTTGGGCTTGGGGTCGCTGTAGTGCATGGACACCTTCTGGCCCAGGATGCTGAGGGAGTGCTGCGGGGAAAAGCAGAGCACAGTGAGGCCTGGGCAGCAGTGCCCCACGCACCGTCTCAGCACAGGAGAAGAGAGTGAGCGAGCCCTTCAGCTGGATGGATGAGGGACAGGGAACGGAGGGAGGTCGGAGAACTGacgagggaagaaggaagggaaggagggagggaaagcgCCACAGCCCTCGGGCGCAGCTGTTTGCTGCCTTTCCgggcacgcgcacacacacgtgAACACACGCCACCAGGCACACAGTGCTCGGCTGCCCGAAGCTTGCCGGACAGCGGGGGAAACCCCCACTCGGCCCTGACACTGCCAGGCCACACCCAGGGCCAGCACTACACAGGCTACACTTGGGATGAGGGGGGACGGGGGGgacgggaggggagggagaggaggggagagaaagagagaaagagagagcgcACGCGCACTAGTGCtggagaaggggaaaaagaaagagccaTATTTAAAAGATGGACGGTCCTGCTGTGAGGCTGTCTTCCCGTGGCTGGCTCGGTCCTGGGCCCATGGCACTAGCCTGTGGACCGGCAGAGATGGCCCCAGGGCCGCCCCTGCTGAGCCTCCCTTCCACCACATCGCCCCTTCCTCCCCTGAGGCTTTCCTTCAGTGCCCCACACCAGTGAGCTGGGCTCTGGGTGGGCGAGCAGAAGCTTTGGGTCTCCGAAGGTCCCAAAGCTGCTGGGTTGGGAGCCCGTGCCAGGCTGGGGGAGCAGGCTCCCCTCCCTCCCGGACAGCACGGCTCCTCGCTGAGAGGGCAGGCCTGTCCCTAGCGGAGTGGGGCAAGTGGTGACTCCTGTCGGGGCTAGGTGcagtgggaggggtggggtgacCGAAGTGAGTCCTGGTGAATGAAACCATCGCTCCTGACTGGTACTTTCGATCAACAGAGCGGTGCTGGCCTGTCCCGTGGAAATCAAAGGACCGAACTCACATGCAGGGACAGAGCTGGCAAAACAGGACTTGCTAGTTAGTGTGCCAACAGCTAAGTTCCCCAATGGCTGGACTTCCAGCGGTGCCCAAGAGTGGAAcagagtcctggctctgcctgaCCCCAGAGCAGGGCGGTCCCCCGGGGAGTGGGAACTTAGGTGGAaaaaccccacccccaccccaccccccaaggcAGCCCTTTCTCTGAAAGCTCAgccagga
Above is a window of Mesoplodon densirostris isolate mMesDen1 chromosome X, mMesDen1 primary haplotype, whole genome shotgun sequence DNA encoding:
- the RBM10 gene encoding RNA-binding protein 10 isoform X6 → MSESPPLTARAEKVSVDADRGGGESLQEASPRLADHGGSSGGGWEVKRSQRLRRGPSSPRRPYQDMEYERRKDCPFFPPHPSFPRGGRGDRTGRYGAADRSQDDGGENRSRDHDYRDMDYRSYPREYGSQEGKHDYDDSSEEQSAEIRGQLQSHGVQAREVRLMRNKSSGQSRGFAFVEFSHLQDATRWMEANQHSLSILGQKVSMHYSDPKPKINEDWLCNKCGVQNFKRREKCFKCGVPKSEAEQKLPLGARLDQQTLPLGGRELSQGLLPLPQPYQAQGVLASQALSQGSEPSSENANDTIILRNLNPHSTMDSILGALAPYAVLSSSNVRVIKDKQTQLNRGFAFIQLSTIVEAAQLLQILQALHPPLTIDGKTINVEFAKGSKRDMASNEGSRINAASVASTAIAAAQWAISQASQGGEGAWATPEEPPVDYSYYQQDEGYGSSQGTESSLYAHGYLKGAKGPGITGTKGDPAGAGPEASLEPGADSVSLQAFSRTQPGATPGVYQQSAAEASGSQGTAANSQSYTIMSPAVLKSELQSPTHPSSSLPPATSPSAQESYSQYPVPDVSTYQYDETSGYYYDPQTGLYYDPNSQYYYNAQSQQYLYWDGERRTYVPALEQSADGHKETGAPSKEGKEKKEKHKTKTAQQIAKDMERWARSLNKQKENFKNSFQPISSLRDDERRESATADAGYAILEKKGALAERQHTSMDLPKLASDDRPSPPRGLVAAYSGESDSEEEQERGGPEREEKLTDWQKLACLLCRRQFPSKEALIRHQQLSGLHKQNLEIHRRAHLSENELEALEKNDMEQMKYRDRAAERREKYGIPEPPEPKRRKYSGMSAASVDFEQPTRDGLGSDNIGSRMLQAMGWKEGSGLGRKKQGIVTPIEAQTRVRGSGLGARGSSYGVTSTESYKETLHKTMVTRFNEAQ
- the RBM10 gene encoding RNA-binding protein 10 isoform X4 translates to MSESPPLTARAEKVSVDADRGGGESLQEASPRLADHGGSSGGGWEVKRSQRLRRGPSSPRRPYQDMEYERRKDCPFFPPHPSFPRGGRGDRTGRYGAADRSQDDGGENRSRDHDYRDMDYRSYPREYGSQEGKHDYDDSSEEQSAEDSYEASPGSETQRRRRRRHRHSPTGPPGFPRDGDYRDQDYRTEQGEEEEEEEEEEEEEKASNIVMLRMLPQAATEDDIRGQLQSHGVQAREVRLMRNKSSGQSRGFAFVEFSHLQDATRWMEANQHSLSILGQKVSMHYSDPKPKINEDWLCNKCGVQNFKRREKCFKCGVPKSEAEQKLPLGARLDQQTLPLGGRELSQGLLPLPQPYQAQGVLASQALSQGSEPSSENANDTIILRNLNPHSTMDSILGALAPYAVLSSSNVRVIKDKQTQLNRGFAFIQLSTIVEAAQLLQILQALHPPLTIDGKTINVEFAKGSKRDMASNEGSRINAASVASTAIAAAQWAISQDEGYGSSQGTESSLYAHGYLKGAKGPGITGTKGDPAGAGPEASLEPGADSVSLQAFSRTQPGATPGVYQQSAAEASGSQGTAANSQSYTIMSPAVLKSELQSPTHPSSSLPPATSPSAQESYSQYPVPDVSTYQYDETSGYYYDPQTGLYYDPNSQYYYNAQSQQYLYWDGERRTYVPALEQSADGHKETGAPSKEGKEKKEKHKTKTAQQIAKDMERWARSLNKQKENFKNSFQPISSLRDDERRESATADAGYAILEKKGALAERQHTSMDLPKLASDDRPSPPRGLVAAYSGESDSEEEQERGGPEREEKLTDWQKLACLLCRRQFPSKEALIRHQQLSGLHKQNLEIHRRAHLSENELEALEKNDMEQMKYRDRAAERREKYGIPEPPEPKRRKYSGMSAASVDFEQPTRDGLGSDNIGSRMLQAMGWKEGSGLGRKKQGIVTPIEAQTRVRGSGLGARGSSYGVTSTESYKETLHKTMVTRFNEAQ
- the RBM10 gene encoding RNA-binding protein 10 isoform X2, producing the protein MSESPPLTARAEKVSVDADRGGGESLQEASPRLADHGGSSGGGWEVKRSQRLRRGPSSPRRPYQDMEYERRKDCPFFPPHPSFPRGGRGDRTGRYGAADRSQDDGGENRSRDHDYRDMDYRSYPREYGSQEGKHDYDDSSEEQSAEDSYEASPGSETQRRRRRRHRHSPTGPPGFPRDGDYRDQDYRTEQGEEEEEEEEEEEEEKASNIVMLRMLPQAATEDDIRGQLQSHGVQAREVRLMRNKSSGQSRGFAFVEFSHLQDATRWMEANQHSLSILGQKVSMHYSDPKPKINEDWLCNKCGVQNFKRREKCFKCGVPKSEAEQKLPLGARLDQQTLPLGGRELSQGLLPLPQPYQAQGVLASQALSQGSEPSSENANDTIILRNLNPHSTMDSILGALAPYAVLSSSNVRVIKDKQTQLNRGFAFIQLSTIEAAQLLQILQALHPPLTIDGKTINVEFAKGSKRDMASNEGSRINAASVASTAIAAAQWAISQASQGGEGAWATPEEPPVDYSYYQQDEGYGSSQGTESSLYAHGYLKGAKGPGITGTKGDPAGAGPEASLEPGADSVSLQAFSRTQPGATPGVYQQSAAEASGSQGTAANSQSYTIMSPAVLKSELQSPTHPSSSLPPATSPSAQESYSQYPVPDVSTYQYDETSGYYYDPQTGLYYDPNSQYYYNAQSQQYLYWDGERRTYVPALEQSADGHKETGAPSKEGKEKKEKHKTKTAQQIAKDMERWARSLNKQKENFKNSFQPISSLRDDERRESATADAGYAILEKKGALAERQHTSMDLPKLASDDRPSPPRGLVAAYSGESDSEEEQERGGPEREEKLTDWQKLACLLCRRQFPSKEALIRHQQLSGLHKQNLEIHRRAHLSENELEALEKNDMEQMKYRDRAAERREKYGIPEPPEPKRRKYSGMSAASVDFEQPTRDGLGSDNIGSRMLQAMGWKEGSGLGRKKQGIVTPIEAQTRVRGSGLGARGSSYGVTSTESYKETLHKTMVTRFNEAQ